Proteins encoded in a region of the Oncorhynchus kisutch isolate 150728-3 unplaced genomic scaffold, Okis_V2 scaffold755, whole genome shotgun sequence genome:
- the LOC116361856 gene encoding ORC ubiquitin ligase 1-like, with protein MANNFQNVTLSLTLPISCQICLGKVRHPVICANNHVFCSGCMDIWLKKASQCPSCRVPITSENPCREIIGGTNESESNESYSVKKHLRKTRGELLLREYEDDMEGLLKENEELRNKNQILESQLKTVLDPCTVTASRREDRGLDPGVVEEWSNKLRAATDGYRRIKLDVEKLKEANKMLRCQTIDLVQENVRLKAEVTSRSPQKFGRYTVAALEAKIHQYERDLDHLKKALERSDQYIEELEARGGGVAERLPRNPREAPGLVHTDARPESTSSGEGEAGTRVHYQRISATTRSLSDMEKASVCSGLEGESKTLSAHHNYLLTTSNAVELDATGSDTFRDHQRGFGVTLLGHKDSIDTDRIDAIVPSDLFLLSTPSSAFRSLSLKSPSVGEDKKLGYKAVTHLRRLSFEDSVTPSSSSSVSTVATKRSNHTAQLSNGVSSCNAAEPGLSTTTEPLFWAAAWQSRKASDINSVTSVTSPNHNGEEEERRQLNTSSGSGHSERNQTAGVTTSRDLTEDEAFMDEAFMDEAYLDKISELDSMMLEGPESCGSAGSHLSLASSLTSADTPDLTLDLRLDVTLVPEVEGCSELFLDPDSEQDRGGGGQTEAEGFDLACGIKGTSSSPVTVSATRAASLAPTSTTTGTGSGFSSGRDAGSGDHRLLDSTGPAREQGHLSDPSQTDELSFDLLFDPLTETRTGPGGQSAWQASANHHHDISSDCCSADRPGGDAVREKSAVTPSQATKRKSHSPFNAGSPSKHSKFM; from the exons ATGGCAAACAACTTTCAAAACGTGACTCTTTCTCTAACTTTACCCATATCATGCCAGATCTGCCTTGGGAAG GTCCGCCACCCCGTTATCTGTGCCAATAACCACGTGTTCTGTTCTGGCTGCATGGACATTTGGTTGAAGAAGGCTAGTCAATGTCCTTCATGCCGAGTTCCCATCACCTCAGAGAACCCGTGCAGAGAAATTATAG gggGGACAAATGAGAGCGAATCCAACGAGAGCTATTCTGTGAAGAAACACCTCCGAAAGACCAGGGGAGAGCTTTTGTTGAGGGAATATGAA GATGATATGGAAGGTCTCCTCAAAGAGAATGAAGAGCTGAGGAACAAGAACCAGATCCTGGAGTCCCAGCTGAAGACGGTACTAGATCCCTGTACTGTAACAGCCAGCCGGAGAGAAGACCGGGGTCTAGACCCCGGTGTTGTGGAAGAGTGGAGCAACAAGCTGAGAGCGGCTACAGATGGCTACAGGCGGATCAAACTGGATGTGGAGAAACTGAAAGAG GCTAACAAGATGTTGCGTTGTCAGACTATTGACCTGGTCCAGGAGAACGTGAGGTTGAAAGCAGAGGTTACCAGTAGATCTCCTCAGAA GTTTGGCCGGTACACGGTAGCAGCGTTGGAAGCTAAGATCCATCAGTACGAAAGAGATTTGGACCACCTGAAGAAAGCTCTGGAACGTAGCGACCAGTACATAGAAGAACTGGAGGCTCGGGGTGGAGGGGTCGCGGAGAGGCTCCCGAGAAACCCGAGAGAAGCACCGGGTTTGGTTCACACCGATGCCCGTCCAGAGAGCACCTCCTCTGGGGAAGGTGAAGCCGGGACCAGGGTCCACTATCAGAGGATCAGTGCCACGACGAGGAGTCTGAGTGACATGGAGAAGGCCTCCGTCTGCTCCGGTCTGGAGGGAGAATCCAAGACGTTGTCCGCTCACCACAACTACCTCCTGACAACCTCTAACGCTGTGGAGCTCGACGCCACCGGCTCCGACACGTTCCGGGACCACCAGAGAGGTTTCGGCGTGACCCTCCTCGGACACAAAGACTCTATAGATACCGATAGGATTGACGCCATCGTTCCCTCTGACCTCTTCCTgctctccactccctcctccgCCTTCCGCTCTCTCAGTCTGAAGAGTCCCAGTGTTGGTGAAGACAAGAAGCTTGGTTATAAGGCTGTGACTCATCTGAGGAGACTCAGTTTTGAGGACAGTGTAACacccagcagtagcagcagcgtctCCACTGTAGCAACTAAACGGTCCAATCACACTGCTCAGTTGTCCAACGGGGTGTCTTCCTGTAACGCAGCCGAGCCGGGACTCTCCACCACCACTGAGCCGTTGTTCTGGGCTGCAGCCTGGCAGAGCCGCAAGGCTTCTGATATAAACTCTGTGACCTCTGTGACGTCACCCAATCacaatggagaggaggaggagaggaggcagctcAACACGTCTTCGGGGTCGGGGCACAGCGAGAGAAACCAAACCGCAGGAGTCACCACGTCCCGCGATCTGACTGAGGACGAAGCCTTCATGGATGAAGCCTTCATGGACGAAGCCTATCTGGATAAGATCTCTGAGCTGGACTCTATGATGCTGGAGGGGCCAGAGAGCTGCGGCTCGGCAGGGTCACACCTGTCCCTGGCTTCCTCCCTGACTTCTGCCGACACACCGGACTTGACCCTTGACCTCAGACTGGATGTGACCCTGGTACCTGAGGTGGAGGGCTGCTCTGAACTCTTCCTGGATCCTGACTCTGAGCAGGACCGAGGTGGAGGTGGACAGACCGAGGCGGAGGGTTTCGACTTGGCCTGTGGGATAAAGGGAACCTCTTCCTCTCCGGTCACAGTGTCAGCGACTCGGGCAGCTTCTCTAGCGCCCACATCTACGACGACGGGAACCGGGTCTGGATTCTCCTCTGGGAGAGACGCTGGCAGCGGGGACCACCGTCTTCTAGACTCTACGGGGCCTGCTAGAGAACAGGGACACCTCTCTGACCCCTCTCAGACCGATGAACTGTCCTTCGACCTGCTGTTTGACCCCTTAACAGAGACCCGGACGGGACCAGGAGGGCAGTCGGCCTGGCAGGCCTCAGCCAACCACCACCATGACATCTCTTCTGACTGCTGCTCAGCAGATAGACCTGGTGGAGACGCTGTGAGAGAGAAGAGCGCGGTGACTCCTAGTCAGGCCACCAAACGGAAGTCTCACAGTCCTTTTAATGCCGGCAGTCCCTCCAAACATTCTAAGTTTATGTGA